A window from Rhodothermus bifroesti encodes these proteins:
- a CDS encoding ligand-binding sensor domain-containing protein, with protein MRWLLLLMGWCGVGWAQAQFGARWQAHTSMQQITDLALSPDVVWAATAGGIFGYRIEGGSLVRFTAVEGLHQVGPQALAWDARRQVLWIGYADGVLDRLDPRSGQVRAYFEIARATRFPNRQIYRLRLQGDTLFVATAFGLVVWDPVSGLVRDTYTQFGAFSEVAVYDLTIGPDPQGVMRLWLATAQGIAHAPLQAPNLKDPAAWTLEGGELASRLPAQAIVWAGDQLYVGLSRGLGVRDATGAYRVLLSEGAVQDLLWLEDRLLAAAANGLWMVYANDRVQQLRGESIAQPVRLERSATTLWIGDARSGLLRAQLPQPDETVVTVEATLRPEGPPVNVFADLAVDPLGNLWATDAATDGTGGFHRMDVDGRWTAFWPAQIGRHSFRPVHADASGNVWLGSDGGGLVQVTPEGTLQLYDAANSTLQPAAGTSNFIIVRGLGTDAEGRLWVANLTAPSPLHVRLRDGYWLRAPTPACINALSTTLGRLLVDSYGNLWIIAVSRGNLRLNTGLILYDPGDNLEDAGDDACRYLSERGAAGQGLPGVAVQALAEDRDGRIWIGTTEGLAYVLNHPLAASDPNTVPIWPLNAERRPGDNPFLLSGLAVNDLAVDPANRLWVATNEGVYVVEQAGIDFRVAAHYHTENSPLFSNRVQAIAIDPKSGRVFLATAAGLLSYQGDARLPAEQPRPLFVYPNPVRVGPDEDAEVFIEGLVEATELRILTLDGRLVARFATRGGRVRWNGRDLQGRPVPSGVYLVVAVGQSGEGTAYGKIAVLR; from the coding sequence ATGCGTTGGCTGTTGCTTTTGATGGGATGGTGCGGTGTGGGATGGGCGCAGGCGCAATTTGGGGCGCGTTGGCAAGCCCATACGTCCATGCAGCAAATCACCGATTTGGCCTTAAGTCCCGATGTGGTATGGGCAGCCACAGCAGGCGGGATCTTCGGCTATCGGATCGAAGGGGGCAGCCTGGTGCGCTTTACTGCTGTGGAAGGCTTGCACCAGGTTGGGCCGCAAGCGCTGGCCTGGGATGCACGGCGACAAGTGCTTTGGATTGGCTATGCCGATGGCGTGCTCGACCGCCTCGATCCGCGTAGTGGGCAGGTACGGGCCTATTTTGAGATTGCGCGTGCAACGCGTTTCCCCAACCGACAAATTTATCGACTACGGCTGCAAGGCGATACGCTCTTTGTCGCTACTGCGTTTGGCCTGGTGGTGTGGGATCCCGTCTCAGGGCTAGTGCGCGACACCTACACGCAGTTTGGCGCATTTTCGGAGGTTGCCGTCTACGATTTGACCATTGGGCCAGATCCCCAAGGCGTGATGCGGCTTTGGCTAGCTACAGCCCAAGGCATTGCCCATGCGCCGCTGCAGGCGCCCAACCTGAAGGATCCTGCAGCCTGGACGCTAGAAGGCGGTGAGCTTGCATCCCGGCTTCCAGCACAGGCAATCGTTTGGGCAGGTGATCAGCTTTACGTAGGCCTTTCGCGTGGACTAGGTGTACGGGACGCAACAGGCGCCTATCGCGTGCTGCTCTCGGAAGGTGCAGTGCAAGACTTGTTGTGGTTAGAAGATCGCCTGCTGGCCGCTGCGGCAAACGGGTTATGGATGGTATATGCCAACGATAGGGTGCAGCAGCTTCGTGGGGAAAGTATTGCGCAACCTGTTCGGCTCGAGCGCAGCGCAACAACGCTCTGGATTGGCGATGCACGATCTGGACTGCTACGTGCCCAGCTTCCGCAGCCTGACGAAACCGTCGTAACTGTTGAGGCCACGCTGCGTCCCGAAGGGCCTCCTGTGAATGTTTTTGCGGATTTAGCCGTCGATCCACTGGGAAACCTATGGGCAACCGATGCCGCAACCGACGGCACAGGTGGATTTCACCGCATGGATGTTGATGGACGATGGACAGCCTTCTGGCCAGCGCAAATCGGACGTCATTCCTTCCGGCCTGTCCATGCTGATGCTTCTGGAAACGTCTGGTTGGGCTCCGATGGAGGTGGCCTAGTTCAAGTGACTCCTGAAGGTACTCTCCAGCTTTACGATGCGGCCAACTCTACGCTACAGCCTGCCGCAGGCACAAGCAATTTCATCATTGTGCGGGGTCTGGGCACCGATGCCGAAGGCCGGCTTTGGGTAGCCAACCTAACAGCACCTAGCCCATTGCACGTTCGGCTTCGAGACGGCTATTGGTTGCGGGCACCTACACCCGCTTGCATCAATGCCTTGAGTACCACGCTTGGGAGGTTACTGGTCGATAGTTATGGAAATCTCTGGATTATTGCGGTGAGCCGGGGTAACCTGCGCCTCAATACCGGGCTAATCCTTTACGACCCTGGAGACAATCTGGAAGATGCCGGGGACGACGCCTGCCGCTATTTGAGCGAGCGCGGTGCAGCTGGGCAAGGGCTTCCAGGAGTCGCTGTGCAGGCCTTAGCCGAAGATCGGGACGGCCGCATTTGGATTGGCACCACTGAAGGGCTAGCTTACGTGCTCAACCATCCATTGGCTGCTTCGGATCCCAATACAGTTCCCATTTGGCCACTCAATGCTGAGCGCCGGCCAGGAGACAATCCTTTTTTACTCAGTGGCCTAGCCGTCAATGACCTGGCTGTCGATCCTGCAAACCGGCTCTGGGTAGCTACGAATGAAGGGGTGTACGTGGTTGAACAGGCAGGTATCGACTTTCGGGTTGCGGCTCACTACCATACCGAAAACAGTCCCCTATTTTCAAACAGGGTGCAGGCTATAGCCATCGATCCGAAAAGTGGCCGGGTTTTCTTGGCAACGGCGGCTGGACTGCTTAGCTATCAAGGTGACGCTAGGCTTCCAGCGGAACAGCCCCGACCGCTGTTTGTTTACCCGAACCCAGTACGGGTGGGGCCAGACGAAGATGCCGAAGTGTTCATCGAAGGTCTGGTGGAAGCAACCGAGTTGCGCATCCTCACCCTTGATGGACGTCTGGTGGCGCGTTTTGCCACGCGGGGTGGCCGGGTGCGTTGGAATGGACGCGATCTGCAAGGGCGGCCTGTGCCCTCGGGGGTTTATTTGGTTGTCGCTGTAGGTCAAAGCGGGGAGGGAACGGCCTATGGCAAAATAGCCGTCCTTCGCTGA